The following are from one region of the Achromobacter xylosoxidans genome:
- the cyoD gene encoding cytochrome o ubiquinol oxidase subunit IV — MSHSAAAAHGHDDHAADHGSLKSYIIGFVLSLLLTFGSFGLVMNGGLSHAITIAGVVALCVLQLLVQLVYFLHMGASKSARDNLATFVFTVMIIAIIVGGSAWVLYNMNVNMGHAM; from the coding sequence ATGTCGCACTCCGCTGCGGCCGCACACGGCCACGACGATCACGCCGCCGACCACGGCAGCCTGAAGTCCTACATCATCGGTTTCGTGCTTTCGCTGCTTCTCACCTTCGGCTCCTTCGGCCTGGTGATGAACGGCGGACTGTCCCACGCCATCACCATCGCCGGCGTGGTTGCGCTGTGCGTGCTCCAGTTGCTGGTGCAACTGGTGTACTTCCTGCACATGGGCGCATCGAAGTCGGCCCGCGACAACCTGGCCACGTTTGTCTTCACCGTCATGATCATCGCCATCATCGTCGGCGGTTCGGCATGGGTGCTGTACAACATGAACGTCAACATGGGCCACGCCATGTAA
- a CDS encoding ankyrin repeat domain-containing protein has product MPRPFRPAVSRLFGAVALALAGLAAAPQWAMASDIGAVIESARLSRYPLREPEKRVWGTENLKDAVLVGELQSRLYLYRYVREPGGKFRPDFRSGPLVMYSPTGIKTDKESVRVRMPRDGESHYWVGYSYDGDLWVTGFLVDEEGSAYEVTADNSAAIVSSDQPWDDARKARILAALRPPLADYPDLLKTFPESISFEHRPRPDLKAGLLDVHRHVRGIPRAQTAEFRRALGELRSFFWRNDYRDVDPTGKDPEVLTAFNDYGFWLAESGEAQEADLFLGEVLRRDPARTAAYLNRADARWQQAGKAGDKRGHFEALAREDYRQYCSRRLAAQEPIPGNIAGRIGAALGVPALDAAACRPRLAIFQAIQAGDVAAVQAELARGQDPNGVNENGTPALAVAVARKQLEIVRILLAAGARADGSNNGYPLLASALPDGQDSRPDAERYALADTLIAAGAPVDAVDSGGTPLLMRRISYYSGDKDNLLYLLDKGANPNAREKNGRSLLHAAMQSTKNFWYAEKLLDKGADINAAYVRMYYGNRAMWETPLLEALRESPGGELAPGVAYPIPERVSFALAHGADPAVGGYGEGKALERNGLNEALSLAARYMQPALVDQLVQAAGKPQAPLTPESLSSLLSVWNQVEVRAAIKQSGPDWDELRARLRATAARLLAAGVPLTQASDATGVLANRIAPLSLPWLPDDLYLQWLQAGADVSDRTDQGIRIQGVADPDALPLVIMLRLGQEAKAKMLLEHDAGLYRTPWRCGAAVADMLAWQASQDGGPLGPAGARAVKQVLDGAEAAPACDLNQRSRVQPFVGVSASELARRANVTLSLRPAG; this is encoded by the coding sequence ATGCCGCGTCCGTTCCGTCCCGCAGTCTCCCGCCTGTTCGGCGCCGTCGCGTTGGCGCTGGCCGGCCTGGCCGCCGCGCCGCAGTGGGCGATGGCTTCCGATATCGGCGCCGTCATCGAGTCCGCCCGCCTGTCGCGCTATCCGCTGCGGGAACCCGAGAAGCGCGTGTGGGGTACCGAGAACCTCAAGGACGCGGTGCTGGTCGGAGAGTTGCAGAGCCGGCTGTACCTGTACCGCTATGTGCGGGAACCGGGTGGGAAATTCAGGCCGGATTTTCGTTCCGGACCGTTGGTGATGTACTCGCCCACCGGAATCAAGACCGACAAGGAGAGCGTAAGGGTCAGGATGCCTCGCGACGGGGAAAGCCATTATTGGGTGGGCTATTCCTACGATGGCGATCTGTGGGTGACCGGCTTTCTGGTGGACGAGGAGGGCAGTGCCTACGAGGTGACCGCGGATAATTCCGCCGCGATCGTGAGCAGCGACCAGCCCTGGGATGATGCGCGCAAAGCCCGGATCCTGGCGGCGTTGCGGCCGCCGCTGGCCGACTACCCGGACTTGTTGAAGACGTTTCCCGAATCCATCAGCTTCGAGCATCGGCCGCGGCCGGACCTGAAGGCCGGGCTGCTGGACGTGCACCGGCATGTCCGCGGCATTCCGCGTGCGCAGACCGCCGAGTTCCGGCGCGCGCTGGGAGAGCTGCGCAGCTTCTTCTGGCGCAACGATTATCGGGATGTCGATCCCACCGGCAAGGATCCCGAGGTGTTGACGGCCTTCAACGACTACGGCTTCTGGCTGGCCGAATCGGGCGAGGCGCAGGAAGCCGACCTCTTTCTCGGCGAGGTGCTGCGGCGCGATCCGGCGCGCACGGCGGCGTACCTGAACCGCGCCGATGCACGCTGGCAGCAGGCAGGAAAGGCGGGCGACAAGCGCGGCCATTTCGAGGCCTTGGCGCGCGAGGATTACCGGCAGTATTGCTCGCGCCGGCTGGCCGCGCAGGAACCCATTCCCGGCAACATCGCCGGCCGCATCGGCGCGGCGCTCGGCGTGCCGGCCCTGGACGCGGCGGCCTGCCGGCCGCGCCTGGCCATCTTCCAGGCGATCCAGGCCGGCGATGTCGCCGCGGTGCAGGCTGAATTGGCGCGCGGGCAAGACCCCAACGGCGTCAACGAAAACGGCACGCCGGCGCTGGCCGTCGCGGTAGCGCGCAAGCAGCTGGAGATCGTGCGTATATTGCTTGCGGCAGGCGCCCGGGCCGACGGCTCCAACAACGGCTACCCGCTATTGGCCAGCGCGCTGCCGGACGGTCAGGACTCGCGGCCGGACGCCGAGCGCTATGCGTTGGCCGACACGCTGATCGCCGCAGGCGCGCCCGTGGATGCCGTGGACAGCGGCGGCACGCCGCTGCTGATGCGGCGCATTTCCTACTACAGCGGCGACAAGGACAATCTGCTCTATCTTCTGGACAAGGGGGCCAATCCGAACGCCCGCGAGAAGAACGGGCGCTCGTTGCTGCATGCCGCCATGCAGAGCACGAAGAACTTCTGGTACGCCGAAAAGCTGTTGGACAAGGGCGCGGACATCAACGCCGCCTACGTGCGCATGTACTACGGCAACCGAGCGATGTGGGAAACGCCGCTGCTGGAAGCCCTGCGTGAATCCCCCGGCGGCGAGCTGGCGCCTGGGGTGGCCTATCCGATTCCCGAGCGGGTGAGCTTCGCGCTGGCCCATGGCGCGGATCCGGCCGTGGGCGGCTACGGCGAGGGCAAGGCGCTGGAGCGCAACGGCCTGAACGAAGCGCTGAGCCTGGCGGCGCGCTATATGCAGCCGGCGCTGGTGGACCAGTTGGTCCAGGCCGCAGGCAAGCCGCAGGCGCCGCTGACGCCGGAATCGCTGTCCAGCCTGTTGAGCGTGTGGAACCAGGTCGAGGTCCGTGCGGCGATCAAACAGAGCGGCCCGGATTGGGACGAACTGCGCGCCCGGCTGCGCGCCACGGCGGCGCGTTTGCTGGCTGCCGGCGTGCCGCTGACGCAGGCCTCCGACGCGACCGGCGTGCTGGCCAACCGGATCGCGCCGCTGAGCCTGCCGTGGCTGCCGGACGACTTGTACCTGCAATGGCTGCAGGCGGGCGCCGATGTGTCGGATCGCACCGATCAAGGCATCCGCATCCAGGGCGTGGCCGACCCCGACGCGCTGCCGCTGGTCATCATGCTGAGGCTGGGCCAGGAGGCCAAGGCAAAAATGCTGCTGGAACACGACGCCGGCCTGTACCGCACGCCCTGGCGCTGCGGCGCGGCGGTGGCCGACATGCTGGCCTGGCAAGCGAGCCAGGACGGCGGCCCGCTGGGGCCGGCAGGCGCGCGGGCGGTGAAGCAGGTGCTGGATGGCGCCGAGGCCGCGCCCGCCTGCGACCTGAACCAGCGCTCTCGGGTGCAGCCTTTCGTGGGGGTCAGCGCAAGCGAACTGGCGCGCCGCGCCAATGTGACGCTGAGCTTGCGGCCGGCCGGCTGA
- a CDS encoding TonB-dependent receptor: MGHWAVHGLLASLPTGIAWAQEAEPLLPAVVVTGTRLGTAVLDTPASVNVVEGAAMRLQQPGINLSEGLAGVPGLQIQNRQNYAQDLQISSRGFGARSTFGVRGVRLYVDGIPATMPDGQGQTSNIDIGSIGSVEVLRGPFSALYGNSSGGVIQVSTEDGVAPPSLTASGWGASYGTWRYGARANGASGGLDYVLDLTRFTTDGYRDHSAARKNLGNAKLGLQLDDASRLTLVANSVDLKAQDPLGLTYQQFQDDPRAAPLAEQYDTRKTVRQTQGGAIYERQVDSRNTLRVMVYYGQRDTTQYQAIPPAAQTAPTQAGGVIDLKRQYGGADLRWTSELTMAGRPLTVIGGFSYDSMREDRKGYQNYTGAGASRQLGVQGALRRDETNTVYNADPYLQASWQVSPRWTLDAGLRFSTVSFDSNDHYLAPGNVDDSGDARYRKALPVAAIRYAPDTDLSFYASYGRGFETPTLNEISYRPGGQPGLNFGLAPALSTNLEAGVKANLAGGLLTAAVFHTGTEDEIVSAGSSGGRTTYQNAGRTRRDGVELGWSGEFARHGRAQLAYTWLNARYADDGPGDIRAGNKIPGIARQAAFASLAWAPPEGWQATVEGRFLSKIYVNDANDGDAPAYFVAALSAGYVFKAGAWELNAYGRVDNLFDRRYAGSVIVNETNGRYYEPAAGRSLGAGLGATYRF; this comes from the coding sequence GTGGGGCATTGGGCCGTGCATGGCCTGCTGGCGTCGTTGCCGACCGGAATCGCCTGGGCGCAGGAAGCCGAACCGCTCCTGCCCGCGGTGGTGGTGACGGGCACGCGCCTGGGTACCGCGGTGCTGGATACCCCCGCTTCGGTCAACGTGGTGGAGGGTGCGGCCATGCGCCTGCAGCAGCCCGGCATCAACCTGTCCGAGGGTCTGGCCGGCGTACCCGGCCTGCAGATCCAGAACCGCCAGAACTACGCGCAGGACCTGCAGATCTCCAGCCGCGGCTTTGGCGCGCGCTCCACCTTCGGCGTGCGCGGCGTGCGCCTGTACGTGGACGGCATCCCGGCCACCATGCCGGACGGGCAAGGGCAGACCTCGAACATCGACATAGGCTCCATCGGCAGCGTCGAAGTGCTGCGGGGGCCATTTTCGGCGCTGTACGGCAATTCCTCGGGCGGCGTGATCCAGGTGTCGACCGAGGATGGCGTGGCGCCGCCGTCGCTCACGGCCAGCGGCTGGGGCGCCAGCTACGGCACCTGGCGCTACGGCGCCCGCGCCAACGGCGCCAGCGGCGGACTGGACTACGTGCTGGACCTGACCCGTTTCACCACCGACGGCTACCGCGACCACAGCGCCGCCCGCAAGAACCTGGGCAACGCCAAGCTGGGCCTGCAGCTGGACGACGCCAGCCGCCTGACCCTCGTGGCCAACAGCGTGGATCTCAAGGCCCAGGATCCGCTGGGCCTGACCTATCAACAGTTCCAGGACGATCCGCGCGCGGCGCCGCTGGCCGAGCAGTACGACACCCGCAAGACGGTCAGGCAGACCCAGGGCGGGGCGATCTACGAGCGCCAGGTCGACAGCCGCAATACCTTGCGGGTGATGGTCTATTACGGCCAGCGCGACACCACGCAGTACCAAGCCATTCCTCCTGCCGCGCAGACGGCGCCCACCCAGGCCGGCGGCGTCATCGACCTGAAGCGGCAATACGGCGGGGCGGACCTGCGCTGGACCTCCGAGCTGACGATGGCGGGCCGGCCGCTGACCGTGATCGGCGGCTTTTCCTACGATTCCATGCGCGAAGACCGCAAGGGCTACCAGAACTACACCGGCGCAGGCGCCAGCCGCCAACTGGGCGTGCAGGGGGCGCTGCGGCGCGACGAGACCAATACCGTCTACAACGCCGATCCTTATCTGCAGGCTTCCTGGCAGGTGTCGCCGCGCTGGACGCTGGACGCGGGTTTGCGCTTCAGCACCGTCAGCTTCGATTCCAACGACCACTACCTCGCGCCGGGCAACGTCGACGACAGCGGCGACGCGCGCTATCGCAAGGCCTTGCCGGTGGCGGCCATCCGCTATGCGCCGGACACCGATCTGAGCTTCTACGCGTCATATGGCCGGGGCTTCGAGACGCCGACGCTCAACGAGATCTCGTATCGGCCCGGGGGCCAGCCCGGCTTGAATTTCGGGCTGGCCCCCGCGCTCAGCACCAACCTGGAAGCCGGCGTGAAGGCGAACCTGGCAGGCGGCCTGCTGACGGCCGCCGTGTTCCATACGGGCACCGAAGATGAGATCGTCTCCGCGGGCAGCTCGGGCGGACGGACCACGTACCAGAACGCCGGCCGCACGCGGCGCGACGGCGTGGAACTGGGCTGGTCCGGCGAATTCGCCCGTCACGGCCGCGCGCAGCTCGCCTATACCTGGCTGAATGCGCGTTATGCCGATGACGGACCCGGCGACATCCGCGCCGGCAACAAGATCCCCGGCATCGCGCGCCAGGCCGCCTTCGCCTCGCTGGCCTGGGCGCCGCCCGAAGGTTGGCAGGCCACGGTGGAAGGGCGTTTCCTCAGCAAGATCTACGTGAACGACGCCAACGACGGCGATGCGCCCGCCTATTTCGTGGCGGCCTTGAGCGCGGGCTATGTGTTCAAGGCGGGGGCCTGGGAACTGAACGCTTATGGTCGCGTGGACAATCTGTTCGACCGCCGCTACGCCGGGTCCGTGATCGTCAACGAGACCAATGGGCGCTACTACGAACCGGCAGCCGGGCGCAGTCTGGGAGCGGGCCTGGGGGCAACGTACCGGTTCTGA
- a CDS encoding LysR substrate-binding domain-containing protein, producing MTAFDPDLVIRKLTSRLKMRHLVLLLQIEQHGSLTRVAEHMATSQPAVTNALAELESMFDVPLFERSVRGMTPTPLGAVVLARARALVHDLGHLVQEMEAVAAGHAAHLHIGVIPFVSGQMLSSAISRTLPQGRRITATIHEGQGPALLRQLRDHTLDLVVGWATPSVDMDNLGFEVLYHQQPRLIASRRLAARLGRSRLEWNRLADLDWILGTPDSPIREQVSEIFLRAGLAPPTPSVQSDSSKLIGEMIVASDRAVAILPADIADELVRIAGAAIVPYSFDWTLPPIALFTRADGLRRNVDALFAAALREAYTKGARPPA from the coding sequence ATGACAGCCTTTGATCCGGACCTGGTTATCCGGAAACTGACCTCGCGGCTGAAGATGCGCCACCTGGTGCTGCTGCTGCAGATCGAGCAGCACGGCTCGCTGACCCGGGTGGCCGAACACATGGCCACCAGCCAGCCGGCCGTGACCAATGCCCTGGCCGAACTGGAAAGCATGTTCGACGTGCCCCTGTTCGAACGCTCGGTGCGCGGCATGACGCCCACGCCCCTGGGCGCGGTGGTGCTGGCGCGGGCCCGCGCCCTGGTCCACGACCTGGGCCATCTGGTCCAGGAAATGGAGGCCGTGGCGGCCGGCCATGCCGCCCATCTGCACATCGGCGTCATCCCCTTCGTGTCCGGCCAGATGCTGTCGTCCGCCATCAGCCGCACCCTGCCCCAGGGCCGCCGCATCACCGCCACCATCCACGAAGGCCAGGGGCCGGCGCTGCTGCGGCAGCTGCGCGACCACACGCTGGACCTGGTGGTGGGCTGGGCCACGCCGTCGGTGGACATGGACAACCTGGGCTTCGAGGTGCTGTACCACCAGCAGCCGCGCCTGATCGCCAGCCGCCGGCTGGCCGCCCGCCTGGGCCGCTCGCGGCTGGAATGGAACCGGCTGGCCGACCTGGACTGGATCCTGGGCACGCCGGACAGCCCGATCCGCGAACAGGTGTCCGAGATCTTCCTGCGCGCCGGGCTGGCGCCCCCGACGCCGTCGGTGCAAAGCGACTCGTCCAAGCTGATCGGCGAAATGATCGTGGCCAGCGACCGCGCCGTCGCCATCCTGCCCGCCGACATCGCCGACGAACTGGTGCGCATCGCGGGCGCGGCCATCGTGCCGTATTCCTTCGACTGGACCCTGCCGCCGATCGCGCTGTTCACGCGCGCCGACGGTCTGCGCCGCAACGTCGACGCGCTGTTCGCCGCCGCGCTGCGCGAGGCCTATACCAAGGGTGCGCGGCCGCCCGCCTGA
- a CDS encoding nitrogen fixation protein NifQ: MHAVSIAPAPAPADSAGPTLQFAGALLRHAPPGHPDAGFFATVIGKSLACGDLGRCGLSTRELEGLIARLFPGALTGHDPALADLREQAAIYPARGMDAAQTEFTRLLRALLDTWAAPGAGTTPWVSSVLTQACLRPDHLWRDLGLSGREDVTFLLARHYPGLVVRNVRNLRWKQFLAYSACEQAGLPPAAAPGCPACEDYGFCYPDMPD; the protein is encoded by the coding sequence ATGCACGCCGTTTCCATCGCCCCCGCACCAGCCCCGGCCGACAGCGCCGGTCCCACCTTGCAGTTCGCCGGCGCGCTGCTGCGCCATGCGCCGCCCGGCCATCCCGACGCGGGATTTTTCGCCACGGTCATCGGCAAGAGCCTGGCCTGCGGCGACCTGGGACGCTGCGGCCTGTCGACCCGGGAACTGGAAGGCCTGATCGCGCGCCTCTTCCCCGGCGCGCTGACGGGCCATGATCCCGCGCTGGCGGACTTGCGCGAGCAAGCCGCCATCTACCCGGCCCGCGGCATGGATGCCGCTCAAACCGAATTCACGCGTCTGTTGCGCGCGCTGCTGGACACCTGGGCCGCCCCCGGCGCAGGCACCACGCCCTGGGTCAGCAGCGTGCTGACCCAGGCCTGTCTGCGGCCCGACCATCTGTGGCGGGACCTGGGCCTGTCGGGCCGCGAGGACGTGACTTTCCTGCTGGCGCGCCACTATCCGGGACTGGTGGTGCGCAATGTGCGCAACCTGCGCTGGAAGCAGTTCCTGGCCTATTCCGCCTGTGAACAGGCGGGCCTGCCGCCGGCCGCGGCGCCGGGCTGTCCGGCCTGCGAGGACTATGGCTTCTGCTATCCGGACATGCCGGACTGA
- a CDS encoding NADP-dependent malic enzyme, which translates to MNTQSDRQAALDYHEFPTPGKISVVASKPLVNQRDLALAYSPGVAAACEEIVADPANVYRYTGRGNLVGVITNGTAVLGLGNIGALASKPVMEGKAVLFKKFAGLDVYDIEINETDPDKLVEIIAGLEATFGGINLEDIKAPECFTVERKLRERMKIPVFHDDQHGTAITVSAAFINGLKVVGKDIKQVKVVTSGAGAAALACLDLMVDLGLPLENVWVTDIEGVVYEGRTVLMDPDKARFAQKTDARKLAEVIQGADVFLGLSAGGVLKPEMVAAMGPRPLILALANPTPEILPEVAQSVRDDVVMATGRSDYPNQVNNVLCFPYIFRGALDVGATTITREMEKAAVYAIAELAEEEQNEVVAAAYGTYDISFGPEYLIPKPFDPRLIVRIAPAVAKAAMEGGVATRPLADLEAYEEQLQQFVYHSGAFMKPLFSAAKRIVREGGKSRIVFTEGEDERVLRAVQVIVDEGLARPILVGRPAVLLSRIEKFGLRLRLGEDVEVTNPEYDERFHQYWTTYWELMCRRGITKEMARVEMRRRLTLIGAMMVHLGDADGMVCGTVGAYHDHLRFVDEVIGRRPGHNVYAAMNILLLNERTVVLVDTHVNDEPSAEQIAEFTVMAAQEMARMNLAPKVALLSRSNFGSGSSASGAKMRRALELVRQAAPELEIDGEMHGDCALDEALRMRILPSSSLKGEANLLVCPNVDSGNIAYNLLKTAAGGNVAVGPFLLGANAPVHILTSSSTVRRIINMTAMTVLDANRVEASA; encoded by the coding sequence ATGAATACGCAATCGGATCGCCAGGCAGCACTGGACTATCACGAGTTCCCCACCCCGGGGAAGATCTCCGTCGTGGCGTCCAAGCCGCTGGTCAACCAGCGCGACCTGGCCCTGGCGTACTCGCCCGGCGTGGCGGCGGCCTGTGAAGAAATCGTGGCCGATCCGGCCAATGTGTACCGGTACACCGGCCGCGGCAACCTGGTGGGCGTGATCACCAACGGCACCGCGGTGCTGGGCCTGGGCAACATCGGCGCGCTGGCCTCCAAGCCGGTGATGGAAGGCAAGGCGGTGCTGTTCAAGAAGTTTGCCGGCCTGGACGTGTACGACATCGAAATCAACGAGACCGACCCGGACAAGCTGGTCGAGATCATCGCGGGCCTGGAAGCCACCTTCGGCGGCATCAACCTCGAAGACATCAAGGCTCCGGAGTGCTTCACCGTCGAGCGCAAGCTGCGCGAGCGGATGAAGATCCCCGTTTTCCATGACGACCAGCACGGCACGGCCATCACCGTTTCGGCCGCCTTCATCAACGGCCTGAAGGTCGTGGGCAAGGACATCAAGCAGGTCAAGGTGGTGACTTCGGGCGCAGGCGCCGCCGCGCTGGCCTGCCTGGACCTGATGGTGGACCTGGGCCTGCCGCTGGAAAACGTCTGGGTCACCGACATCGAAGGCGTGGTCTACGAAGGCCGCACCGTGCTGATGGACCCGGACAAGGCGCGCTTCGCGCAGAAGACCGACGCCCGCAAGCTGGCCGAAGTGATCCAGGGCGCCGACGTGTTCCTGGGCCTGTCGGCCGGCGGCGTGCTCAAGCCGGAAATGGTTGCGGCCATGGGTCCGCGCCCGCTGATCCTGGCGCTGGCCAACCCCACGCCCGAGATCCTGCCGGAAGTGGCGCAGTCGGTGCGCGACGACGTGGTCATGGCGACCGGCCGTTCGGACTACCCGAACCAGGTCAACAACGTGTTGTGCTTCCCCTACATTTTCCGCGGCGCGCTGGACGTGGGCGCCACCACCATCACCCGCGAAATGGAAAAGGCGGCGGTGTACGCCATTGCCGAGCTGGCCGAGGAAGAGCAGAACGAAGTGGTGGCCGCGGCCTATGGCACCTACGATATTTCGTTCGGTCCTGAATACCTGATTCCCAAGCCCTTCGATCCGCGCCTGATCGTGCGCATCGCCCCGGCGGTGGCCAAGGCCGCAATGGAAGGCGGCGTGGCGACGCGTCCGCTGGCGGACCTGGAAGCCTACGAAGAGCAACTGCAGCAGTTCGTGTACCACTCGGGCGCCTTCATGAAGCCGCTGTTCTCGGCGGCCAAGCGCATCGTGCGCGAAGGCGGCAAGTCTCGCATCGTGTTCACGGAAGGCGAAGACGAGCGCGTGCTGCGCGCGGTGCAGGTGATCGTGGACGAAGGCCTGGCCCGTCCCATCCTGGTGGGCCGTCCCGCCGTCCTGCTGTCGCGCATCGAGAAGTTCGGCCTGCGCCTGCGTCTGGGCGAGGACGTCGAAGTCACCAACCCGGAATACGACGAGCGCTTCCACCAGTACTGGACCACGTACTGGGAACTGATGTGCCGCCGCGGCATCACCAAGGAAATGGCGCGCGTGGAAATGCGCCGCCGCCTGACCCTGATCGGCGCGATGATGGTGCACCTGGGCGACGCCGACGGCATGGTTTGCGGCACGGTGGGCGCGTACCACGACCACCTGCGCTTCGTGGACGAGGTCATCGGCCGCCGTCCTGGCCACAACGTGTACGCCGCCATGAACATCCTGCTGCTCAACGAGCGCACGGTGGTGCTGGTGGACACGCACGTCAACGATGAACCCTCGGCCGAGCAGATCGCCGAGTTCACGGTGATGGCGGCGCAGGAAATGGCGCGCATGAACCTGGCGCCCAAGGTCGCGCTGCTGTCGCGTTCGAACTTCGGTTCGGGCAGTTCGGCCTCGGGCGCGAAGATGCGCCGCGCGCTGGAACTGGTGCGTCAGGCCGCGCCGGAACTTGAGATCGACGGTGAAATGCACGGCGATTGCGCGCTGGACGAAGCGCTGCGCATGCGCATCCTGCCCTCGTCTTCGCTCAAGGGCGAGGCCAATCTGCTGGTGTGCCCGAACGTGGACTCGGGCAACATCGCCTACAACCTGTTGAAGACGGCCGCAGGCGGCAACGTGGCAGTGGGTCCGTTCCTGCTGGGCGCCAACGCCCCGGTGCACATCCTGACCTCCAGCTCCACCGTGCGTCGCATCATCAATATGACCGCGATGACGGTGCTGGACGCCAACCGCGTCGAAGCCTCGGCCTGA
- a CDS encoding SlyX family protein — MDNLQDIERRLLELEVKASFSDDMLEQLNQIIVRQQQQIDRLMREVADLRQQAPEGGAPFRSLRDEIPPHY; from the coding sequence ATGGATAACTTGCAAGACATCGAACGCCGCCTGCTGGAGCTGGAGGTCAAGGCCAGCTTCTCGGACGATATGCTGGAACAGCTCAACCAGATCATCGTGCGCCAGCAACAGCAGATAGACCGGCTGATGCGCGAAGTGGCCGACCTGCGCCAGCAGGCGCCCGAGGGCGGCGCCCCCTTCCGCAGCCTGCGCGACGAAATTCCGCCGCACTACTGA
- the cyoC gene encoding cytochrome o ubiquinol oxidase subunit III — protein sequence MIQAVATHPHAGHDDHAHHDDGSKTVFGFWVYLMSDLLIFSVLFATFAVLFNATAGGPTGKELFDLKFVLVETLLLLFSSFTFGMANLNVHANNKSRAMGWLMVTFLFGAGFIAMEVYEFHHLISIGAGPGRSAYLSAFFTLIGTHGLHVTFGLIWIIVLLDMIRRHGLDSINKRRLACLSLFWHFLDIVWICVFTFVYLMGAI from the coding sequence ATGATTCAAGCCGTAGCCACTCACCCCCACGCGGGTCACGACGATCACGCGCATCATGATGATGGATCCAAGACCGTATTCGGTTTCTGGGTCTATCTGATGAGCGACTTGCTGATCTTCTCGGTGCTGTTCGCCACGTTCGCGGTGTTGTTCAACGCCACCGCGGGCGGCCCGACGGGCAAGGAACTGTTCGATCTGAAGTTCGTGCTGGTCGAAACGCTGTTGCTGCTGTTCTCCAGCTTCACCTTCGGCATGGCCAACCTGAACGTGCACGCCAACAACAAGAGCCGCGCCATGGGCTGGTTGATGGTGACGTTCCTGTTCGGCGCGGGCTTCATCGCGATGGAAGTCTATGAATTCCATCACCTGATCTCGATCGGCGCCGGCCCGGGCCGCAGCGCGTACCTGTCGGCGTTCTTCACGCTGATCGGCACGCACGGCCTGCACGTCACCTTCGGCCTGATCTGGATCATCGTCCTGCTGGACATGATCCGCCGCCATGGCCTGGACTCGATCAACAAGCGTCGTCTGGCGTGCCTGAGCCTGTTCTGGCACTTCCTGGACATCGTCTGGATCTGCGTCTTCACCTTCGTCTATCTCATGGGAGCCATCTGA
- a CDS encoding DUF4148 domain-containing protein, whose protein sequence is MKTLATALMMSLAALSAGAYAASPNIEPNNVPFQGVYGTPYEGPTRAQVQAELAAAKAAGQMAEVEPNNVPFQGVYGTPHTGKTRAEVRAELAAARAAGQMADVEPNNVPFQGVYHAN, encoded by the coding sequence ATGAAGACCCTCGCTACCGCTTTGATGATGTCCCTGGCCGCGCTAAGCGCCGGCGCCTACGCCGCCTCGCCCAACATCGAACCCAACAACGTCCCGTTCCAGGGCGTCTACGGCACGCCTTATGAAGGCCCGACCCGCGCCCAGGTGCAGGCCGAACTGGCCGCTGCCAAGGCTGCCGGCCAGATGGCTGAAGTGGAACCGAACAACGTGCCCTTCCAAGGCGTCTACGGCACGCCCCACACCGGCAAGACCCGCGCTGAAGTGCGCGCCGAACTGGCTGCCGCCCGCGCTGCCGGCCAGATGGCCGATGTGGAACCGAACAACGTGCCCTTCCAAGGCGTCTACCACGCCAACTGA